The following coding sequences are from one Prochlorococcus sp. MIT 1314 window:
- a CDS encoding O-antigen ligase family protein: MLKKINFFNQGGLSLSKVGLKFLYIGVFLLPSAPVIAGFTLFISLLFSNNNNPINFFRERKNNVFIIVSLLMILSCIYNSFINPIFNQKETGNLSWISLINWIPFFWCFWGFQPYLEKQKVRRMVGKLLVIGSIPVIISGFLQYFFNVTGPFQILNGLIIWYQKPIILTDGLTGPFNNANYAGSWLTLVWPFSLYYFLINTKKSKRLITAIICSLLIISILLTNSRNSWLGMLISIQIMLGFETIFFLIPLILLSFIILTFLISVLPTSIRNDFVSFIPINIFNNFPDSSIELSEAYPRLEIWRFTIENILKRPLLGWGGGSFPIVYETLKGKWIGHPHNIIFEIAFNYGVITAVILSSRISLYLYKYYKLIANYAVLKINSIKNNLIFEKAWFSSILFITYSHLFDMQYFDLRISIMSWILLAGIRAAMI, from the coding sequence ATGCTTAAAAAAATAAATTTTTTTAATCAAGGGGGACTAAGTTTAAGTAAAGTCGGTTTGAAATTCCTATATATAGGAGTTTTCCTATTACCATCAGCACCAGTTATTGCTGGATTTACACTATTTATATCTTTATTATTTAGTAATAATAATAACCCAATTAATTTTTTTAGAGAAAGAAAAAATAATGTGTTTATTATTGTTTCTTTATTAATGATTTTAAGTTGCATATATAATAGTTTTATCAATCCAATTTTTAATCAAAAAGAAACTGGGAATTTATCATGGATTAGTTTGATTAATTGGATTCCATTTTTTTGGTGTTTTTGGGGATTTCAGCCTTATCTTGAGAAACAGAAGGTGAGAAGAATGGTCGGAAAATTGTTAGTTATTGGTTCAATACCAGTAATAATTTCTGGTTTTCTCCAATATTTCTTTAACGTGACAGGTCCATTTCAAATATTAAACGGATTAATTATTTGGTACCAAAAGCCAATAATTTTAACAGACGGATTAACAGGACCATTTAATAATGCTAATTATGCTGGATCTTGGTTAACACTTGTTTGGCCCTTTTCTCTTTATTACTTTCTGATAAATACGAAAAAATCTAAAAGACTTATTACTGCGATAATTTGTTCTTTATTAATAATTTCTATTTTGCTGACCAACTCGAGAAATTCATGGCTAGGAATGTTGATTTCAATTCAAATAATGCTGGGCTTTGAAACAATATTTTTTCTAATTCCTTTAATTTTATTATCTTTCATCATTTTAACTTTTCTTATTTCTGTATTACCAACCTCAATAAGAAATGATTTTGTTTCCTTTATTCCTATCAATATATTTAATAATTTTCCAGATTCATCAATTGAGTTAAGTGAAGCGTATCCAAGACTTGAAATATGGAGATTTACTATCGAAAATATTCTTAAAAGACCTCTTCTTGGATGGGGTGGAGGTTCTTTCCCCATTGTTTATGAAACACTTAAGGGCAAATGGATTGGGCATCCACATAATATTATTTTTGAAATTGCCTTTAATTACGGAGTAATAACTGCAGTCATTCTTTCTTCAAGAATTTCACTCTATTTATACAAATATTATAAATTAATAGCAAATTACGCAGTATTAAAAATCAATAGTATTAAAAATAATTTAATTTTCGAAAAAGCTTGGTTTTCATCAATTTTATTTATTACTTATTCACATCTATTTGATATGCAGTATTTTGATTTAAGAATAAGTATTATGTCGTGGATCTTATTAGCAGGTATAAGAGCTGCAATGATTTAA
- a CDS encoding polyribonucleotide nucleotidyltransferase encodes MEGQNKSITFDGREIRLTTGLYAPQASGSVMIECGDTSLLVTATKTTKKDVADFLPLICDYEEKLYAAGRIPGGFMRREGRPPERATLISRLIDRPMRPLFPSWMRDEIQIVASCLSLDERVPPDVLAVTGASIATLLGEIPFYGPMAAVRVGLIGDDFILNPSYREIEKGDLDIVVAGSPEGIVMIEAGANQLSEQDTIEAIDFGYEAVTELIKSQEDLLKDLGIKQIKPSDPEEDKTLATYLEKNCSKPIDIVLKKFDHSKEERDLELEKIKIETQEKIESLKDDNQLKALLSDNDKLLSSDFKKLTKKLMRAQIINDGKRVDGRELDEVRKITASAGILPKRVHGSALFQRGLTQVLSTATLGTPSDAQEMDDLNPSTEKTYLHHYNFPPYSVGETRPMRTPGRREIGHGSLAERAIIPVLPGKETFPYVLRVVSEVLSSNGSTSMGSVCGSTLSLLDAGVPLKALVSGTAMGLIKEGKEVRILTDIQGIEDFLGDMDFKVAGTEKGITALQMDMKITGLPVSIISDAIKKARPARLHILEKMQEAINKPQESLSPHAPRLLSFRIDPELIGTVIGPGGRTIKGITERTNTKIDIEDGGIVTIASHDGAAAEEAQKIIEGLTRKVHEGEIFSGVVTRIIPIGAFVEILPGKEGMVHISQLSEARVERVEDVVRQGDEVTVRVREIDSRGRINLTLRGVSQNSGMSYPEPTPTPVAPLN; translated from the coding sequence GTGGAAGGACAAAATAAGTCGATCACGTTTGACGGACGAGAGATACGACTAACTACAGGACTATATGCTCCTCAAGCAAGTGGATCAGTAATGATTGAGTGTGGAGACACTTCTTTATTGGTTACAGCGACTAAAACTACCAAAAAAGATGTTGCTGACTTTCTACCTCTAATATGCGATTACGAGGAAAAGTTATATGCTGCAGGAAGGATTCCAGGAGGTTTCATGAGAAGAGAGGGTCGTCCTCCAGAAAGAGCGACCTTGATTTCAAGATTAATTGATAGGCCAATGAGGCCACTTTTTCCATCATGGATGAGAGACGAGATACAAATTGTTGCCTCTTGCCTTTCTCTAGATGAAAGAGTTCCGCCTGATGTTTTAGCTGTTACTGGGGCTTCAATAGCAACTTTACTTGGGGAGATACCATTTTATGGGCCAATGGCTGCAGTTCGAGTTGGGCTCATAGGAGATGATTTCATTTTAAATCCAAGCTATAGGGAAATAGAGAAAGGAGACTTAGATATTGTTGTTGCAGGATCACCTGAAGGTATTGTCATGATTGAGGCAGGTGCCAACCAGTTATCAGAGCAAGATACTATCGAAGCAATAGATTTTGGATACGAAGCTGTTACTGAACTTATTAAATCTCAAGAAGATTTACTAAAAGACTTAGGAATAAAACAGATTAAGCCATCGGATCCTGAAGAGGATAAAACATTAGCTACATATTTGGAAAAAAACTGCTCAAAGCCTATAGATATTGTTCTAAAGAAATTCGACCATTCAAAAGAAGAGAGAGATCTTGAACTTGAAAAGATTAAAATTGAAACTCAAGAAAAAATTGAATCTTTGAAAGATGACAACCAACTAAAAGCTTTATTATCAGATAATGATAAGTTGTTAAGTTCCGACTTTAAAAAACTTACGAAGAAATTAATGAGGGCCCAAATCATTAATGATGGCAAACGAGTTGACGGTCGTGAACTAGATGAAGTGAGAAAAATTACAGCATCTGCTGGTATACTTCCCAAAAGGGTACATGGTTCAGCCTTATTTCAAAGAGGTTTAACTCAGGTTTTATCTACTGCCACTCTTGGAACTCCAAGCGATGCTCAAGAGATGGATGATCTTAACCCAAGCACAGAAAAAACATATTTGCATCACTACAATTTTCCACCATATTCTGTTGGAGAAACTAGACCGATGAGAACTCCTGGCAGAAGAGAAATTGGTCATGGATCACTTGCTGAAAGAGCAATCATTCCAGTTCTGCCAGGCAAAGAAACATTTCCATATGTGCTAAGAGTTGTTAGTGAAGTTTTAAGTTCCAATGGCTCAACTTCTATGGGTTCAGTTTGTGGAAGCACACTCTCACTATTAGATGCGGGAGTTCCTTTAAAAGCTCTTGTAAGTGGTACTGCTATGGGGTTAATTAAAGAAGGGAAAGAAGTTCGAATTCTCACAGATATTCAAGGAATTGAAGATTTTCTTGGAGACATGGATTTCAAAGTTGCAGGAACTGAAAAGGGAATAACTGCTTTACAAATGGATATGAAAATTACAGGTTTGCCCGTTTCTATTATTTCTGATGCAATCAAAAAAGCTCGACCTGCTAGATTACATATCCTTGAAAAGATGCAAGAGGCAATAAATAAACCTCAAGAATCCTTATCTCCCCATGCCCCAAGACTCTTAAGCTTTAGGATTGACCCTGAGCTCATAGGAACTGTTATTGGACCAGGCGGTAGAACTATAAAAGGGATTACTGAAAGAACTAACACAAAAATTGATATTGAAGATGGCGGAATAGTTACTATCGCATCCCATGATGGAGCCGCTGCAGAAGAAGCTCAAAAGATAATAGAGGGATTAACAAGGAAAGTCCACGAAGGAGAGATCTTTTCTGGAGTTGTTACTCGAATTATTCCAATTGGTGCTTTTGTGGAAATCCTCCCAGGGAAAGAAGGAATGGTTCATATATCTCAACTTTCTGAAGCTAGAGTAGAAAGAGTTGAAGATGTAGTAAGACAAGGTGATGAAGTAACTGTAAGAGTTCGAGAAATTGACAGTAGAGGCAGAATTAACCTTACTTTGAGAGGTGTTTCTCAAAATAGTGGCATGTCTTATCCAGAACCAACCCCAACACCAGTAGCACCATTGAATTAA
- the rpsN gene encoding 30S ribosomal protein S14 encodes MAKKSMIAREVKRKKLVKKYAAKRKSLLDEFNAAKDPMERLEIHRKIQALPRNSAPNRVRNRCWATGKPRGVYRDFGLCRNQLRQRAHNGELPGVVKSSW; translated from the coding sequence ATGGCGAAAAAGTCCATGATTGCAAGAGAGGTCAAACGCAAAAAGCTAGTGAAGAAATATGCTGCGAAAAGGAAATCATTATTAGATGAATTTAATGCTGCAAAAGATCCAATGGAAAGATTAGAAATACATAGAAAGATTCAGGCTCTACCAAGAAACTCTGCTCCAAATAGAGTAAGAAATAGATGTTGGGCGACTGGTAAACCAAGAGGCGTTTACAGAGATTTTGGTCTTTGTAGAAATCAGTTGAGGCAAAGAGCTCATAACGGTGAACTTCCTGGGGTGGTTAAATCAAGTTGGTAG
- the rseP gene encoding RIP metalloprotease RseP encodes MNVLTSITVLGFLIFFHEMGHFLAAILQGIYVNGFSIGFGPSIIQKKYKGITYSFRAFPLGGFVSFPDEEVNNIDPKDPNLLKNRPIIQRVIVISAGVFANLILAYTILIINVTTIGIPFDPEPGILVLATQPDKSASIAGLEAGDKILEIETITLGAGDQAVSTLVKKIQNSSDESISIKIERDGIFKDLNLVPKNVEGKGTIGAQLQPNIRKETKKTKNIYELFKYTNNEFSSLLVKTIQGYKGLITNFSSTAQQLSGPVKIVEIGAQLSQQGGTGILLFAALISINLAVLNSLPLPLLDGGQLVFTLIEGLRGKPVPLKVQMVVTQSSFFLLVGLSVLLIIRDTSQLLIVQKLLNQ; translated from the coding sequence ATGAATGTTTTAACCTCAATAACAGTTCTGGGATTTCTCATTTTTTTTCATGAGATGGGCCATTTTCTTGCAGCAATTTTACAGGGAATTTATGTTAATGGATTTTCAATTGGTTTTGGACCCTCAATAATTCAGAAAAAATATAAAGGTATCACTTATTCCTTTCGAGCCTTTCCTCTTGGGGGATTTGTTTCTTTCCCTGATGAAGAAGTAAATAATATTGACCCTAAAGATCCAAATCTTTTAAAAAATAGACCGATAATTCAAAGGGTTATTGTAATCTCTGCTGGAGTATTCGCTAACCTAATTCTTGCATACACTATTTTAATTATAAATGTAACTACAATAGGTATCCCATTTGATCCTGAACCCGGAATTTTAGTTTTAGCTACACAGCCTGATAAGTCTGCTTCTATTGCTGGCTTAGAAGCAGGAGATAAAATATTAGAAATTGAAACTATTACTTTGGGAGCTGGTGATCAAGCTGTTTCCACTTTAGTAAAAAAGATTCAAAATTCATCAGATGAGTCAATTTCAATAAAGATTGAAAGAGATGGGATTTTTAAAGATTTAAATTTGGTACCAAAGAATGTTGAAGGCAAAGGGACAATAGGTGCTCAATTACAGCCTAATATAAGAAAAGAAACTAAAAAAACAAAAAACATTTACGAACTTTTTAAATACACCAACAATGAGTTTTCATCACTTTTAGTAAAAACAATTCAAGGTTATAAAGGGCTAATAACAAATTTCTCCTCAACAGCTCAACAATTAAGTGGGCCAGTTAAGATAGTTGAAATTGGCGCTCAACTATCTCAACAAGGAGGAACAGGGATATTATTATTTGCTGCTTTAATTTCTATTAACTTAGCAGTTCTAAACTCATTGCCTTTACCTCTATTAGACGGCGGACAACTTGTTTTTACTTTAATTGAAGGTTTGAGGGGGAAGCCTGTACCACTTAAGGTGCAAATGGTTGTTACTCAATCCAGTTTTTTCCTTTTAGTTGGACTCAGTGTTTTACTAATTATTAGAGATACTAGTCAACTTTTAATCGTTCAAAAATTATTAAACCAATAA
- a CDS encoding nucleotide sugar dehydrogenase translates to MSVEVKTICCIGAGYVGGPTMAVIADKCKYLKVIVVDLNKDKIDSWNDEDLTKLPVYEPGLKDLIKRCRGKNLFFSTNIQQSIAQSDMVFISVNTPTKKRGLGAGEASDLKYIESSARSIAEFAVGHTIVVEKSTIPVKTAEVIKTILFSSQKGLENKPSKSFTVLSSPEFLAEGTAIDDLINPSRVLIGGESKDSINALVNIYKNWVSEEKIIKTNIWSSELSKLTANAFLAQRISSINSISALCEKTGADISEVAKAVGMDYRIGRHFLKSGPGFGGSCFKKDILNLVYICKLYGLNEVANYWQEVLKINHWQQNRLTNIIVKKLFGTVTNKKIGILGFAFKADTNDTRESPAINICSNLLLEGAKLSIYDPKVKFQEISDSLNDLNNAQDHTIKIKDSIFTASSFEQLANGSDAILILTEWVEFKNIDWVKISKLMRKPSWIFDCRDIIDVNHFGESDLNIWKLGFGSNMDNQK, encoded by the coding sequence ATGAGTGTTGAGGTTAAAACAATTTGTTGTATTGGAGCTGGATATGTAGGAGGGCCTACGATGGCCGTAATTGCTGATAAATGTAAATACTTAAAGGTCATAGTTGTTGATTTAAATAAAGATAAAATTGATTCTTGGAATGACGAGGACTTAACAAAATTACCTGTTTACGAACCAGGATTAAAAGATTTAATAAAAAGATGCAGAGGTAAAAATCTATTTTTTAGCACAAACATACAGCAATCAATTGCTCAATCAGATATGGTTTTCATTTCTGTAAATACACCCACTAAAAAAAGAGGTCTAGGAGCTGGAGAAGCGAGTGATTTAAAATATATTGAGAGTTCTGCAAGATCAATTGCTGAATTTGCTGTTGGGCATACAATAGTTGTTGAAAAAAGTACAATCCCAGTCAAAACAGCTGAAGTTATCAAAACTATACTTTTTTCTTCACAAAAAGGACTAGAAAATAAGCCTTCAAAGTCTTTTACTGTATTATCAAGTCCAGAATTTTTAGCAGAAGGTACTGCCATAGATGATTTAATTAACCCAAGCAGAGTATTGATTGGAGGTGAGAGTAAAGATTCAATAAATGCATTAGTAAATATATATAAAAACTGGGTAAGTGAAGAAAAAATTATAAAAACAAATATCTGGAGCTCAGAGTTATCAAAATTAACAGCCAATGCCTTTTTAGCTCAAAGGATAAGTTCAATTAATTCTATTTCAGCATTATGCGAAAAAACTGGTGCAGATATATCAGAAGTAGCAAAAGCAGTTGGGATGGACTACAGGATTGGTAGGCACTTTCTAAAATCAGGCCCTGGATTTGGAGGGAGCTGTTTTAAGAAGGATATTTTAAATTTGGTTTATATTTGCAAATTATACGGTTTAAATGAGGTAGCAAATTACTGGCAAGAAGTTTTAAAAATAAACCATTGGCAACAAAACAGACTTACAAATATCATCGTAAAGAAATTATTTGGAACGGTAACAAACAAAAAAATTGGAATCCTAGGTTTTGCTTTTAAAGCCGATACAAATGATACGAGAGAATCGCCCGCTATAAATATTTGTTCCAATTTATTACTAGAGGGGGCAAAGTTATCCATTTACGATCCAAAAGTTAAATTTCAGGAAATATCCGATTCTTTAAATGATCTAAATAATGCACAGGACCATACAATTAAAATTAAAGATAGTATTTTCACGGCTTCATCTTTTGAGCAACTAGCAAATGGCTCAGATGCAATTTTAATTTTAACTGAATGGGTTGAATTCAAGAACATTGATTGGGTTAAGATATCAAAGTTAATGCGCAAACCATCATGGATTTTTGATTGCAGAGACATAATTGATGTTAATCATTTTGGTGAAAGTGATTTAAATATTTGGAAACTTGGATTTGGATCAAATATGGATAATCAAAAATGA
- the serS gene encoding serine--tRNA ligase, producing MLDQKLIRENPKSVEENLSLRGKPYKISHIHELTVKKKEIDIEISSLQSESKKLSKLIGQEIRKSQNNDSPELKNLKKKGNEYRIKISKLEEKKRILDKQIHSEIYNLPNFPSKDTPVGTDESDNVQLKTWGDPLIKENLKSHWEIGENLNLFDSIKSTKISKSRFITLIGNGARLERALINFMLDMHTKNGYLELIPPALINSESLTGSGQLPKFSNESFKCSNDDLWLSPTAEVPLTAFHKNEIIDPEQLPIKYVAYSPCFRREAGSYGRDTKGLIRLHQFNKVELYWFCDPSKSIEAHKKITSDAESILKKLNLPYRLIDICTGDLGFSSSRTFDLEVWLPSSKCYREISSCSNCLDFQARRSSIRTKLDKKNKYLHTLNGSGLAIGRTMAAILENGQQIDGSVKLPDSLVPYFGSNLLKNA from the coding sequence GTGTTAGATCAAAAATTAATAAGAGAAAATCCGAAATCTGTTGAAGAGAATTTATCCTTAAGAGGAAAACCTTATAAAATATCTCACATACATGAACTAACTGTTAAGAAAAAAGAAATTGATATAGAAATATCCAGCCTCCAATCTGAGAGTAAAAAATTAAGTAAATTAATTGGTCAAGAAATCAGAAAGTCTCAAAACAATGATTCACCAGAACTTAAAAATTTAAAAAAGAAAGGAAACGAATACAGAATTAAAATTTCTAAATTGGAGGAGAAAAAAAGAATATTAGATAAACAAATACATAGTGAGATTTATAATTTACCAAATTTCCCTAGCAAAGATACACCAGTTGGTACAGATGAAAGTGATAATGTCCAATTAAAAACTTGGGGAGATCCGTTGATAAAAGAGAATCTTAAATCTCACTGGGAGATAGGAGAAAATCTTAATCTTTTTGACTCCATAAAATCAACAAAAATATCAAAAAGTCGTTTTATTACACTTATTGGTAATGGTGCACGATTAGAGAGGGCATTAATAAATTTCATGCTCGATATGCATACTAAAAATGGTTATTTAGAGTTAATACCTCCAGCTTTAATAAATTCAGAAAGTCTTACAGGATCTGGTCAATTACCTAAATTTTCAAATGAAAGTTTTAAGTGTTCTAATGACGATTTATGGCTTTCCCCAACAGCTGAAGTACCACTTACCGCTTTTCATAAAAATGAGATTATTGATCCCGAACAGTTACCTATTAAGTATGTTGCATATAGCCCATGTTTCAGAAGAGAAGCTGGTAGTTATGGAAGGGATACTAAAGGTTTAATAAGACTCCATCAGTTTAATAAGGTTGAATTATATTGGTTTTGTGATCCAAGTAAATCTATAGAAGCTCATAAAAAAATCACTTCAGATGCAGAAAGCATTTTAAAAAAGCTCAATCTACCCTACAGATTAATAGATATTTGTACTGGAGACTTAGGCTTTTCTTCAAGTAGAACTTTTGATCTTGAAGTCTGGTTACCAAGTAGTAAATGTTATAGAGAAATTTCAAGTTGTAGCAATTGTCTAGACTTTCAAGCACGCAGATCATCAATAAGAACAAAACTTGACAAAAAAAATAAATATTTACATACCTTAAATGGTAGTGGCCTTGCTATTGGAAGAACGATGGCTGCGATTCTTGAGAATGGCCAACAAATAGATGGGAGCGTTAAGCTTCCAGATTCTCTAGTTCCTTATTTTGGATCAAATTTGTTAAAAAATGCTTAG
- the rsmI gene encoding 16S rRNA (cytidine(1402)-2'-O)-methyltransferase, whose amino-acid sequence MKNNYPLSHRSQEPESGVLYMVGTPIGNLNDLSYRAINILKNVSLIACEDTRHTRKIMNKFNITNNLISCNKHNSFSKIPRIIKDLKESKSIALVSDAGMPGICDPGENIAKAVKLQGYDVICVPGPCAALTALISSGMPSSSFIFEGFLPRKKIEREKILTEISNHEKTTIIFESPHRLKKLLRELSEYCGGEREIEISRELTKKFEEHIGNNLKNAISFFEKEEVKGEITIVIKGIAKAKGLDFQESNLKKELKDLLNAGLSLSSASKYLAKKTGIKKSVIYDLS is encoded by the coding sequence ATGAAAAATAATTATCCATTATCACACAGAAGTCAAGAACCGGAAAGTGGTGTCTTATATATGGTTGGAACACCTATTGGTAATTTAAATGATCTATCTTATAGAGCCATAAACATTCTTAAAAATGTTTCTTTAATTGCCTGCGAGGATACTAGGCATACAAGAAAAATAATGAATAAGTTTAATATTACTAATAACCTTATAAGCTGTAATAAGCATAATTCATTTAGCAAAATCCCAAGAATAATTAAAGATCTTAAGGAAAGTAAATCAATAGCCCTTGTAAGTGATGCAGGTATGCCTGGGATTTGTGATCCAGGAGAGAATATCGCTAAAGCAGTTAAATTACAGGGATATGATGTTATATGCGTACCTGGTCCTTGTGCTGCCCTAACTGCACTGATCTCTAGCGGCATGCCTTCATCAAGTTTTATATTCGAAGGTTTTCTACCAAGAAAAAAGATTGAAAGAGAAAAAATTCTTACGGAAATCAGCAACCATGAAAAAACAACAATAATATTTGAATCCCCACATCGTCTCAAAAAATTGTTGAGAGAATTATCAGAATATTGCGGAGGTGAAAGAGAAATTGAAATATCTCGAGAATTAACAAAAAAATTTGAAGAACATATTGGGAATAACTTAAAGAATGCAATAAGTTTTTTCGAAAAAGAAGAAGTAAAGGGCGAAATAACAATTGTAATTAAAGGCATTGCTAAAGCAAAAGGTCTAGATTTTCAGGAATCAAACCTTAAGAAAGAACTAAAGGATTTGCTTAATGCAGGTTTAAGTTTATCTTCAGCTTCAAAATATTTAGCAAAAAAAACAGGCATTAAAAAAAGCGTTATTTATGATTTAAGCTAA
- a CDS encoding 3'(2'),5'-bisphosphate nucleotidase CysQ has product MIKLPFGVDIDNLIEDLRIFSWEAAEILLFYSKRIKDNYQKKDIIKNNNDEDPVTLADLKVNELIIKRIKEKYMNINWSILSEESVKISNDCIDTDAEWLWILDPLDGTKDFVQGTKNYAMHLALNYNQKPILGVVLIPERDELWIAHGDQLFCENKEGLRKKINISEKRDLKDMSLVTSKNHRNEKLKELIYKINFKKIIVMGSIGCKVASIIRGESDIYMSLSMPGQSSPKDWDFASPEAILKAAGGAITTIYNEELIYNSKSFEHPGIIIASNNKNNHKSVCNQVREIIKKNNIYPI; this is encoded by the coding sequence GTGATTAAATTACCTTTTGGAGTAGATATTGATAATCTTATCGAGGATCTAAGGATTTTCAGCTGGGAAGCTGCAGAAATTTTGTTATTTTATTCAAAAAGGATTAAAGATAACTATCAAAAAAAAGATATTATCAAAAATAATAATGATGAGGATCCTGTTACATTAGCCGATTTAAAAGTAAATGAATTGATTATTAAAAGAATTAAAGAAAAATATATGAACATAAATTGGTCAATTTTAAGTGAAGAGAGCGTCAAAATTTCAAATGATTGCATTGATACTGATGCCGAATGGTTATGGATTCTTGATCCCTTAGATGGAACAAAAGATTTTGTTCAAGGGACTAAAAATTATGCAATGCATTTGGCCTTAAATTATAATCAAAAACCTATATTAGGAGTAGTACTGATTCCAGAGAGAGATGAATTATGGATTGCACATGGAGATCAACTTTTTTGTGAAAACAAAGAAGGCTTAAGAAAAAAGATTAATATTTCAGAGAAACGAGATCTCAAAGATATGTCTTTAGTAACAAGTAAGAATCACAGAAATGAAAAATTAAAAGAATTAATTTATAAAATTAATTTCAAGAAAATTATTGTTATGGGAAGTATTGGGTGTAAGGTTGCTTCAATTATTCGAGGAGAAAGTGATATTTATATGTCTTTGAGTATGCCTGGGCAAAGTTCTCCAAAAGATTGGGATTTTGCTTCGCCGGAAGCTATTTTGAAAGCTGCCGGGGGTGCTATAACTACTATATACAACGAGGAACTTATATATAATAGTAAGAGTTTTGAGCATCCTGGAATAATTATTGCTTCCAACAATAAAAACAATCACAAAAGTGTTTGCAACCAAGTGAGAGAAATAATCAAAAAAAACAATATTTACCCAATTTAA
- the rfbA gene encoding glucose-1-phosphate thymidylyltransferase RfbA — MNQNNLKGIILAGGSGSRLAPLTNSLSKQLLPVYDKPMIYYPLSTLMLMGVKDILLITTSRDQSLFKNLLGTGENFGIKISYEVQEEPKGVPQAFLLAEKFIGNSKVVLILGDNIFYGHDLTNQLVNAASKDCDATIFAYRVQDPSRFGIINFNKDNIPTYIEEKPKASKSDFAITGIYIYKSNVVEYAKNLKPSERGELEITDLNNIYMKAKNLNVEILGRGIAWLDTGTFESLQDASFFIKTLEMRQGLKIGCPEEIAWRLNYIDDRKFGDISRKYIKSPYGNYLKKILKEKK, encoded by the coding sequence ATGAACCAAAATAATTTAAAAGGGATAATTCTTGCAGGGGGTAGTGGTTCAAGACTTGCTCCATTAACAAACTCGCTGAGTAAACAACTTTTGCCAGTATATGATAAGCCAATGATTTACTATCCTTTAAGCACCTTAATGCTTATGGGTGTAAAAGATATCCTTCTAATAACTACATCAAGAGATCAATCTCTTTTTAAGAATTTATTAGGTACAGGCGAGAACTTTGGAATTAAAATTTCCTACGAAGTTCAAGAAGAACCTAAAGGGGTACCACAAGCATTCCTTCTGGCTGAAAAATTTATTGGAAATTCAAAAGTAGTTTTAATACTTGGTGACAATATTTTTTATGGTCATGATTTAACAAATCAATTAGTTAATGCAGCTTCCAAGGATTGCGATGCAACCATATTCGCATATAGAGTTCAAGACCCAAGTAGATTTGGAATTATAAATTTTAATAAAGATAACATTCCTACTTATATAGAGGAAAAACCTAAAGCATCTAAAAGTGATTTCGCAATAACAGGTATATATATTTACAAAAGTAATGTAGTGGAATACGCTAAAAATCTAAAACCATCAGAAAGAGGAGAATTAGAAATTACAGATCTGAATAATATTTATATGAAAGCAAAAAACCTGAATGTAGAGATCTTAGGTAGAGGAATAGCTTGGCTTGATACAGGAACTTTCGAATCATTGCAGGATGCTAGTTTCTTTATAAAAACATTAGAAATGCGCCAAGGATTAAAAATAGGCTGTCCTGAAGAAATTGCATGGAGGTTGAATTACATTGATGATAGAAAATTTGGAGATATTTCTAGAAAATATATTAAGAGCCCATATGGCAACTATTTAAAAAAGATTTTAAAAGAGAAAAAATAG